ACATAGCTCTGCTAATTTACtgtgtttattttaaaaaaTCTAACAATGACCTGTGTCACAGTCCCACTTTCAGGATGATCGACACAGAGAGGGCAGTTGGTGATGCTGGTCCAGCTGAAGCCAGCAGTAAGAGCATGGAGCTGGAGAAAAAGAAGAGGTCCCGTGTCAAACAGCTGATGGGGGACGTGAAGAAGCAAGTGGAGTTCTGGTTCGGAGACGTCAACCTTCACAaggaccgctttctcaagaaacTCATCGACGAGTCAGACGATGGATGTGAGGGACAACAATAATACTCAGCGTTATTATCAGCCATTTCATTATTTAGTGCACATTTTGAAAAGAAGGCACTGCATTATGTCTAAAGCAATTGACTGCATTTTCTTTTTAGATGTCGACGTGTCGGTCTTGGCGAGCTTCAATCGGATGAAGAGGCTGACAATCGACACCAAGCTGATTGCAAGAGCCGTGAAAAATTCATCTGTCGTTGAGGTACTTTGAGCAGAATCATGTGGATCTTCTGAAGGGTTTCTTAGATGTTTTCCATGGCTCAATAAGTCTGTTTAATGCATTGACCAgaaatgtgtttgtattttgtttcagGTGAACTTCGAGGGAGATAAAGTGAGACGTCAGTTACCGATTGGAGACATGCCGAGTAATGTGGACAGCCGCACTGTCTATGTGGTAAAAAGAGTTTCATTTTATTATGCTATCATCTATAGCACAACATGTTAATCTGCTCTAAGCTTTTTCATGTGGGAGGCTTTTGACAAACAAGACGTTATTTCATCTAGGCTGAATCACTAATGGAAGCAATCGTTACTCGCAGCTCTATTTTGAATCATAAGATaataaatgttttcttttttgccACAAGGAACTTTTGCCCAAAGATGTGTCGCACGGCTGGGTCGAGAAAGTTTTCACGAAATGCGGGAATGTGGTATATGTCAGCATCCCAAGATACAAGACCACCGGAGACCCAAAGGGCTTCGGCTTCGTGGAGTTCGAGACCGAGGAGCAAGCACAGAGGGCCACAGCGGTAAACGCATATTATGAATAATTGCTAATCCAGCCCAGTGTTTTGCTTCTGTCAGGAGGAAATCTAACGGCACATGTTGATCTCTTGAGAACAGATGCTCAACAACCCCCCTGAAGACGCTCCCAGGAAGCCTGGGATGTTCCCCAAGTGCAAGAAAGGGAAGCCCCTCCCTCAGCCGGCCGACAATCCTCAATCAAGTACTGCTATTCAAAAACATTCCTTATTTACTTCTCTTTAACATGTACTGATtagtttagatcaggggtgtccaaacttgcAGAGCCACATGCAGAAacatatacgaagggctgggccccTCACTACAGGTGAGGTTTGTTGTCTCAGAAGTTATAAGTGGGCAAAAGCCATCATAAGTAGATGATGCTTAATCAGCGTACATCACAGCCCTCCTTAGGGTTTCACGTATTTTGTAGGCAGCTCATTCCTCacaacagaagcctcagattgcttataataagaggaaataggaagggtatatttcaagcttgttatgaaAATAAGTTATATCTTTTATTGGGCTTATCACACATGAATACTAccatataatatgtttacatctatatttaagaagtaaaaGACAAGCACACGTTTCATTTGGGCCATACTGCATtcttgctgagggccgattcaaaatggtccgcggGCTGCATTTGgaccccgggccgtagtttggacacccctggatTAGATAAAGGTTATTGCTTTTTCCATtgggaaaaacaaacaataacagtaAATAAATATTCATATTAACAGTAGTAAGATGAAATGTATAGAGTAACTATAGTTAGAATGATGTAATAGATCAATTGACTACTTAGAAAGAATATAAACACAagatactgtatacatacataaTAGAAGTGTGCAGTTTGACTACAATATGTACTAAGTTCAGTTCAGGGTTGACAGGGAAAGCTagtaagaaaaaaatacaaagCTAAGGAGAGTTCACTGACTACAAATAAATCTGATGCTGCCATAATAACCAGAACGAGCCTGGAGGTGCAATGTGTTGTATTGATGCCATGTCTTGACTTGACTGCaggtgaagaagaggagaagaaaaagagaaagaagaagaaaaagaagacagTGCCACAGCGCAGACTTCCGCTGAAGAATCTAAAGAGCAGGAGATGGAAGCAGAGCCGCCTGAGCACAAGAGGAAGCGCTCCTCAACGGGGGATTTTAAATCGGAGGACCCTGGCACTCTGAAGACGCCGGAGAAAAAAAGACGACGGTCCCAGACAGCAGAGGGACCTGAAAGCGAAATACCATCCAAGATGAGGAAGACGAGTAAATGTGAAGCTGGAGAGAAGGAGAAAGATTCAACAAAGACGAGTAAGTGAGCAGATTATGCTCCGAAATAATACGAATaattaaaatacaatacacacgTTTCCTTTTACTCCTTCCTCTGTCTTTgctttgtgttttcacaatctGAAAATACATGACGATGCGTTTTTACAGCGTTGCATCCGTGAGTCAGTTGTTTTGAGCGTGTTATTCCCCTTTTCAGACCCGCCCACTAAGAGTGACACAGAGCGAGGTGTTGAGGACGGGAAAGAAAACGGAGATGATTCTACAGTtaaagcaaagagaagagaaatAAGAAGCACAAGGAGAAACTGAAAATCGAAGAAGAAGTCATCCCACTCCGGGTTCTGTCAAAGTAAGACCCCACATACCTTTTTTGCATGTGTCGACACCAATGAGAAAATAGATGAGAACCCCTTTTCATAGTGAAATTATTTCAACGCATTGATTGAATAACTCCGTTCCCCTTTCGTCCACGTCAAGGAAAGAGTGGCTCGTGTTGAAGGATGAGTATCTGACCCTGCAGAAGAAAAGCATGAAGTCCCTGAAGAAGTGCATTAACCAGATCCAACACCAGGCGCCCAAGAAAGTGGTGGAGAAGAAGGACGATCCTAAAGAAGAACACGGTGAGTTAGTCTCAGGCGGACTAACTGCAAGAGCTGTTTATCTACATGTTTCATGTAGTTCTTTAAAACCATTGCTCTAAGCAGGGGTCGAAAATGAACCCATGCTGATATTCCCTTGAAAACCAAATATTGCGAAGATATAAAAGCAAAAATGAATGCCAAAATCAGAGCTTTGATGCACATGGCTTGTTACATGACATGTTAAAATAATGTTCGGACGTCACTGGGTGGACTTGAACCACCAACCTTTCGGTTAACAGCCGAACGCGCTAACCAATTGCGCCACAGAGACTTGCCTCATGCTGTGGGTGTGGCCTCTTGTTGATAGTCATTATCTGCTCCCAAAGCAAGGTCCTTAAAGGCATGGTTTGTTTAAGACCTTTTGGGAATTCTGTTTTTCATGGGAAACACCTTTGTCAAACCGGTTGTTAAAGTTATTTGTGTTATGCAATAATACTGTTTTTTTCCTCTCAAATATAGAGATTTCCTGATTTTTCCAGTTTTCTATCAAAATAGAGTGGAATTATTTTCATGTATTGGGTTTTTATAAAACCACGATGAACCTTTTTCACCATTTTATAATGACTCGTTATTCTTGATATAAATTATTGCGCCAATTCTTTTCTAGATAAATTAATAGTGAAAATAATCGATCAAATTGAAATAATCTGTCGCATTTGACTTACAATAACATCACTGAACATGACATAAAGACTGTCGAACCAGTCTTATACACAGTATTAATATCACCATGTTACTCCAGAAACATCGCATTTGAGGGAATAATATTGAGGAGCTAGTATTATTGAACCTTTTcattttgttgtgtgtgtttctttccGCTAGTTGAGAAGAGTGAAAAGGAGAGTGAGAAGGTGAATAACCAGGGCCCTCAGTATGCCAGCGGAGTCATCCTGAAGATCACAGACAGCAAGCCGCTGCCGGCCAGGAAGGTCATCAAGGTACAGTACAACGATAGCATTATTATCATCTGTGTGCGGTGAATAAAGACTCTCAAAACCTGTATCAATAGTTTATTTACCTTATGCAAAGTTACAAATAAACAGACATTCCCAATAAGAAATCTCTGTCACCCTCTAGCAGTTCTCATTTCATATAAATATGAAGAAAAACACAACACGCAAAATTAGAATCTAAATCATGAGGttaaaatacaaacataaatacaatattaaatacaattgtataaatATGTGTTGGTAGACaatattacatttataatgaagcTTATTGCAAGTTAACATTTGAATGTCAACAGAGGTGTAATAACGATTTTGAGAAGTAAAAAACTACATAAAAAGCAGTTTGTATATAATGTGAAATAAAATGGACTTTTGCATTGTTTGAATAATAACATTTTAGAAGCACCCTTTTCAAAGGTAAGTGTCTGTGATAGTATAAGAACACAATATCAAATGATAAAGGAGCATTTGCCTCCTGTGGAAATCATTAAACCATTAATATGACAACTATTAAGTGAGCTAGTTATCAATAAGTTGTAATCCTgcatatatttgtattcttgtgAACCAAAGCTTAACTCTGGTGTTCTGTGCAGGATGCTCTGTCCAAAGTGTCCCCTGTGGCGTACATCGACACGCTGGATGGAGATTCTGAGGGTCACATCCGCTTTCACACCCCCGAGGGCGCTAAAGCTGTGAGTGACGTGAGAGCAGAGCTGCAGACAGAGCACAGCTGGGCGCTCGAGACCCTCTCAGGTAGGAATGGTTACTTTGCTGCCTATAGGCGCCCTTCATCATCTCTCAAATGGAAGGGGATGGCTCGGCTGCTTTTTAAAACGTGTGATTATAGGAGGTCTTACATTCTCTTTAAGGATCACAGATTTCATTTTGCGTCGTGAGTATTAATCTCAGCGATGTAAATATCTGCTCTATTTTAAAGGCGATCATGAACAACGGTACTGGCAGAAGATCTTAGTGGACCGACAGGTGAAGCTGAATCGCCCGAGGGAGAAGAAGAGGGGCACAGAGAAGGTGAGATTAACCTCtagatttttaaataaaaacaaccaTAGTTACCGTGCACAGCAATATATTATTGATTGTTCCATTagtgtgaaacaacagtcattTCTTAGCCCATGTATGAGAAATTACAATCTTTAGCTGTGATATAGTAATACAGACTTTAAGTAGTGTTTTGATATTGTAAAATGCATAACGGACAGAAAGGTTATGTGTATTTGAGAAACAGCCTATCCTGACTGCACCTGGATACACATTTGACATATGAACAAATACGGGTAAAGCCCAGTGTCCTTACTTTGTTTGATCGCTCTCACATCTGGTTTCTCATTGTGTAACACTTCAGCTCATATCCAAAGCCGAAAAGATCATCCTCGCCCGGGCCAAGGAGGCCACTAAGCACATCCGTTTCCAGGAAGACTGACGACTTTTTGACCACAAACACGATGAACTATGTGGACTTTACTCCAAGGGGACTTTTGATGTTTATGAACTAGCTGGAGGAGAACTGAATGCAACATCTCATGAAGTACATGTTAAAATGTGTCCTTTTCTTGTTAGCACTGGAGCCCCCAAGATAATATGGAAGGCTGATATGCATATGGACAATTTGGCCACATTTTAAAAAATGATACCTTTTATGTTTTTTAAGAAAGCTTTAGTTGTATATGGTGTAAATATGATTGATTTGAAAGTTCTCCCAGTTCAGACGTGGACAAGTCCAAGCTTTCCTTTTTGAGGatatttgtctttttgtttttttaaataaaatgtaattatttcaTTATTACAGTATCTATTGTTTGGTGTTTTTGTCAAGTTTGTGAGAGGAACAATTATTCTCTTAACATTCATTTGTACTCATTCCTAAATAATACTACGGAGCGTTTTCATTTGAACACTAGAGCTTAATCGTCCAATATCTTCTTGATTCCTAAATCATGAATTTATTTGCTACTCGGAATATGGAAACCTTCAGTTAAGTAGATTATAAAGCACTCCAAATATGCTGTGGAGAATCAGTGAGATGCTTAATAGTATAAAAATAGCTGCCATTACATAATAGCACTGCTGTTAATGGCTTTTATTGCTGCAAAGGTAGAGGCTACCTGAGGTAACGTGTCCTCAGAGCGCTCAGCTTTTGGTGGACACCGTGTAGCTGTAGGTGTGTTCCTCACAAATCCCACCATCGAACCAATTCACTGCTTTGTCTCCAAAGCTCTTCTGGTACGTCCTGGATTCTTTAGTGTCCGGGGAGGTGTGATACAAGCTGGGAGATCCTCCGTCTTGAGCAGAACGAGGAGGTTTTTCGGTGGACTTGCACCCTCCAGTGTCACTCACTTTGGGATTAAGGCTGAAAGGCTTCTGGTTTGTGTTGTAGCTCTCGATAGGCTGATGTGTGATCAGTGAGAAAGTTGCCTTCTTGGGCCGGGCCAGCTCTGACCTGCACCTGGGTGTGTCCCAAGCTTTGTAGGCCTCCCTCATGGTGGTTGTGGACTCAAGGGGCTCGTTGGTCCTCTCTCTTTGCTCCTTTGGCAGTATTGGTTTGGTGCGCTGACATTTGTGTGTCGGGAAGTCTACGTGTGTTGTGGAGATGAACCGGTTCACCTCTGCAGATGGAATGGACTCTTTGGCTTTACCTTGGCCCTGGAACTGGGTTTCAGGGGACCCGTTCTCAAATGACTTATGGGCTGCGTCAAAGACTTCCCTGTAGAGGGGCACTGCCGCATATTGAAGCAGATCTTTGTTTTGCTGCACCGGCCGTTCCCTGCGTTTCCTGGGCTGCACCGGATGGGCGACATAATCTGATCGGTAGCTGGTGATGCTTTCAATAGGCTGAGGTTCTAGCTCCTTTGGGACTGTTTTGCAATTAGCTCCAACGTGAACTTTCTGGAAGGGACTTTGTTTGGAAGTGCAGATTGGGGCAACTAATCCTAGGTTGACTTTCAGGCTGTCAGTTAGCTTAAACGGCTGCCGCTTGATTACCTTCCATGCCTGAAAATCATCTGAAAATAAGGGAAGGGGAGAATGGATTTAAAATcagagtgtgtgtatttgttgttctGCAACGTATGATTCTACTTACCTTTGTACACCGATGTGTAAAACATGGCTGCCACCTGGTTGGCTATGGAGCGTGCAGGATTTTGGGGAGCGCTGTTGCATCTGCGTTGGACTTTAGGGGGCAGAGACTGCTGCGGAGCCTCCGGTGGATGGTGCGTATATTTGTGGGTTACAGAGACTCTTCTGAAACGCATGAATGATATGAGCTTTAGCTTTTTATTTTGTCTGTCTCATACAGGTTTCAAACCACACCTCCTCCAACATTCTCCTCAAGCTGTGTGAGCTGTGAGCTCAGGGTTCCCATGGCCATGGTAAACCTGGAttgttgtgacatttaaaaatcTATTTCGCCCAAATCAGTTAAATCCTTTTGAAACACACAATTCTACATTAGTAGTTGTTTACATTCATATGATAGTTAACATTTGTAGACAGTTCTGTTTGTGTAGGTTGTCAATGTTCTAGGATTTGTTATCAGGAATCATTTTGTGTCCCGTTCAACACCAGGGACCTACATTTCCCAGAATGTCTTTCACCACAACACCTGTGCACCCCAGCAGCACTGCAGCATGGACTGCTGTGCCTCACAGGTGGGGAAGTACAGACACACTCTCAATGTGGGACGAGACTTTTAACTCTTACATGAGCGAGCCCTTGTCAGGGATGGTCCCCTTCAGCGTGTGGTAAGGGGCTTTTTGTGGGGCGCTGGTGACCATGGCCGTGTGGCAGCGCGGGGGGGGGAACTTCTCTTGGTACTCGGTGGACATGGAGAGCCGTTTGTGGGCTCTCTCTCCGAGCCGCTTCCTGGACACCAAGGAAAGGCAAGTTTAACTCTCAAGAACATTGTGTTTAATCCACACAAATCCTATTAATGCTAGAAGTATCAAATAAACTAAAGTAAATATAAAAAGGTTTAAATACTGAGTCGACAACTCAGTATTTAAACCTCAGAGTAGAATACAATTAAACATTTAACTCATGAATGTTATCTTACCTACATTTGTGTGCCTGAGTTAGCACATTTCTACATTTTCACAATGATAATCAAAAAGTAAGTTTTACACATTGGGCTTTTGTGTTTTAATCTACATACAAACTGGTTACCAATAAGAATGTAAAACAACCAAAGGCAGTATAAAAGGTTTAAATGCATAAGTAAAACAGCGAACACATACAACTGAATACAACAGTTGTCTATTCTCCCATTTCTACATTttaacaaatataatgtatacatGTGTGGTTTTATAAGCTCCTACAACTTTGAAAGCAGCATAAAACCCCTAAAATAAATCCAATTGTAAAATAATCCCTCTGAATACCTTGTAACTGCAGGTAATTCCATTGAAAACAAAGTAACATTTGAAAAATACAAGCAGGTCACTAGCTAGTATTTTGGGTTCTCTTTATGAAAGCCTTTTTCAAATTGCAATATTTCCTCAGTTTAGATCAAACCTTATACAAAGATGATCTCACCTCACAGATGTGGCCGGTGGTTTTCCGTTTTGGAGGTGCATCGCTCTTCAGGTGCTTTTGGCGTCCTGTGTCCCGGGTGGATGCAGCCTGCTCGGTGACTGCTGCAGGCCTACAGCATACGAATTATTGACCGGAGGAACATGGGATGTGTGGTGAACGAGAGTAGAACGCAGCGGACGAGAAATCTAAAAATAAACATCAACGGATTACTGATGCGCCGGTTGTCAAGGCTGCGCGTGATGATGCGCATTTTGGCGGTTAAGGAGGATTCTAATCTCTCCTGAAGGAATGTTATATAAAGCACTTTTTGAATGTAATAAAGTAGTCCATCAACCATTACAATTTCGTATGTAAAGTGCAGTTGGATCGTGCATTTTGCAACGTGACTTTGTCACAGCACCCCATCTGTCACTTTGTAGCATgtccaaaaaaaaaaggcaggcgcaggggggggatatatctgacaaacacacgcgcacacacacaagggaaCGGTTGACCTCGTGAACTATTCACGGATGTTGTCATGGGGATTCTACTAGCACAAATGTTGAATTATGAATTATGGAAGCCATAATATCAGATGCAGTTCTGTGTTTGTCCACTAGATTGCGCCCAACGCGTTAAGAACGTATAGAGAGACCACTAGCGCCAGACATAATAAACcctattaattaaaaaaagtattaaTGTAAAGAGTGACAAAACACAGCTTAATACATTGAGTTTTTATTTAGAATCGGTGTTTGATGAATGTCTGTTGCCTGTTTGTCAACTGTACATGTATTATATTGGGACCCTTTTATAGTTTGAATTTAAATAGAAGTATGGCCTACTGGAAATACTTGTAGTTTCTAATACATGCTTCTTTCAGTTGTTCTGGCTGATCAGACATCTGCTCAGGTTGAGGTTGCATGATGTCAGAGGACTCAATCCACCAATAAGAGTTTAAGAGTCTAAATCTAACAGGTGCTCACAGAAGATTGAGAGAGATGCCAATCAAGCATGAAGAAGCCTCATCAGGTAAAGTCATTAAAAACACCTGTAGGCATTCACCATCTTCAAATCCTCTTCATTAtgtgatgcattgtgggaataGCTTTGCCTGCAAACTATGcaagaaaacaaaacaataatgtaGTATCTTGCTGTCTCTGTCAACGGATGCATTTAAAGGTCTTGAGGATTCCTTTTTAAATTGCGCTTGATTTGTGGTCATTGTAAAAGTAACCAGGATTCATGTTGTCATCTTGAAACGGGTGAACAGTGTAGGGGTAGTTTCTGATTTGTCTTATAGTTGCCAAGTATGCACATTAAATTCAAATTGCAGTTAATGCTTAAACACAGAGAACTTTGTTGTATTGATGGTTAGACTTGTAAACAGATTATCATTGCACCATTCAAGCGCACTTCACAGTTATTATGTGGATTAGTTGATGCaaattgaaaacatattgagACTAAGTCTTCACAATCCTGACTCAATCCACGCAGTTTTGCAGTGTCATGCAATGTGAATCTCTATCCACTGTGTGCATTATCTGCCGTTTTGTGTTACCCAAATCCACTAAATTAGATTGTAACTTGAATTCGAGGCATCTATCAGTAGCAGAGGGACATACTGTGTGCCCTCCTCTGCATGATGTCTAATGCACAATCAAGATCTATTCTCATGTGTGCACGCTTTAGTGAGTGCTTCTTTCCTCCCAGAGCTTTTAAGATGTTCGTGCGTTTTTACGCAGCGCCATGGCCAATGACAACGTCAACGTTGCCATTCTTTGGctgcagaaaataaaatgttaacataAATTATACCCACGAATTATTTACTATGCGTTCTCTTTTTTATTGCCCTTACAgtaaaacatgttttctttacaAAAAGCAACCAGTAATTGCATTTTTACGCAGCGTCCTGTTTGAGATGTGACAGGAATACAATATAACTGCACTCCATGTCAACTAATGGCAATAGTGCTCGACTGTAAAAGCGCACAAGGAGCGGGTCAATACATTATGTTAATCAATCAGGACAGATTGGAGGCGTGTTGTTGCCGTAATGAGGGGGAGCATGCCTGCACCGTGGAAAAGCTCCGAGTGGTAAAGCTGCCTCTGCTACATGCACACTGCCTTCCATTTCCCCAGCCTGTCTTTGTACTTTATTGTGCATTATAGCAATTTcctctgcagctagactactgtGCAAGCGCTCGGTGCAACAAGTTAGCAGGAGCCGTGCGTGTGCAGGTTGACTTGGCTCCACTCGTCTCTCTGTCGCCACAAAGTCCCTGTACGTGAACGCGGCGTCGCAGGCACACACGCAGCACAGTCACATTGTGCCATACATTCGTGACTCCGCGCCAGATACAGTTTGCTCTCAACACGCGCGTGTAGTTGTAGTTCAATGGAGATCTCGGAGGCAAGAGGAGCATCTAAGTGCGTGGAAAAAATGGAGAAAGAAGTGGCGCCTCAGAAGCGACAACACTGCCGCACAACAGTGGTGAACATTATCTCGTCTTTATGCTCAGTGGCGTCCATCGCCTTTTGCATTCTTCTGAGCATTAACACAGCTGACGTGAAAGAACCGGGTTGTGGATTTGGAGAGTGGGAATGACGAGCACACCTTGATCCGAGCCCCGGGCTACTCCATGGATGATTTTAATCATTGATTGAGCAACGAGTGGATGATCTGTTCTCTCAGGTAAGATTCACCCTCTTCTTTAATTGTTTTACTTTCCCCTAAACACACTTTTGAATAAAACGTCATTCTTTTCACATTTCACCGCGCTCATATGAACAATTTGTCAAGATCCGGACCGCCAGACAGCATCTCCTGAATGCAGCTGCCCTCCAGGTACATACAGCTACTTTTCTCCCATTGCATTGTGGACATGTGGTTTTCTGCAGGTGTGGGAGACTGGGATTAAGCCTGTGTGTGAGTTGGTTGTTAGAGATGAATGGAAAGCCTTCTGATTCTGccttttagtttatttaattgaAACCTGATGGTGGCAGTTTGCATGGGCAGTGTTGATAGTTGCTTTGAAGGATGCAGACAGCTGACTGCCATTACACTTAACAGAAAGAAAGGCTTTAACAGCGCTCTATACATAGAAGTGCTGAAGGGTTGTTTGGAAATGTTGTCTGCTCActtggaaaataaatgttgaaattcCACATTTCCCACCAGTAGATTGGAAACATTTATTCCCATCAGCTTTCTGGTCATTTTTTGGGATGGAGTCGAGGTTTGGTTAGTGAGGCAGTGTGGGGAGATGTAGCTCGGAGAGTTTATTGGAGGGGATGCTGCACAATGTTAGCCAGAACATCACATTTATTCATGTGCATCGGTGTAAGAACTCATCGGGGAAAAAACTGTCAATGCTGCTCCTGATATTTGAGCTCCATTATGCTTACAGAATATGATGAGCTACTTACCAATTTTGAATGGAAGTTAATGGTTATTCAGTTTTTTCAattaaggcaagtttatttatatagcacctttcaacacaaggcaattcaaagtgctttacaaaaaaatgaaagacattaagaaaatagcatttaaagtcattcattcaaaaatgttttcaTCTGTTAACATCTCAGGATTGTGGACAAACATTCCTAAAATCAATAATATGAATTAGTGGATAACTGGCCCTACTTTTTAACAAACAAACCCTAAACCAGCCATTGGATGAAGAAAGCATTTTGTCAAAGCTAAAACCGGGATGGTCAGCTCCCAAAAAAAAGTTGGCATTTATGAGATTCATGCATACACTTGGATATGTGCATTTCTTTAGGATTCCCACTAGATGTCTTTTTCTGTGAAATATTGTTGCCTCTAAAAAATTGCACATGTGGGATAAAAACGGAATCCTTGAAATCAGAATAAAGTGTTGTGTGTCGCCtttttgtaaataacacgtcacTGTGCATGGCAGAcatgtgctctcattgaggCACATGAGCTTGTTCCTGCAGACTGCTCTCTGTGACTGCTGAGCCACAGTTAGACTGCGTGCTGTCAGGAAACTGACCTGGCATGTTTTCACAACTTTTGAAAGTCTGATGCACCCGTCCACATCAGAGACTCAGTGGGCTCCAGCTGGGGATGTAATACAGTAAGAGTGTGAACATACTGCAGGCGACCTCAATGGAAAGGTCATGGCTGTGACATTGTGCAGAGTGGAAGCCTTGTGGTTGGATTTTTTCGGATGGACAATCCAGGTGTCAGAAAGCATCTGTGCAGCAGGAGTGATGTGCCCTTGGCAGGAAGCTGACATCGTAC
This genomic stretch from Pseudochaenichthys georgianus chromosome 18, fPseGeo1.2, whole genome shotgun sequence harbors:
- the larp7 gene encoding LOW QUALITY PROTEIN: la-related protein 7 (The sequence of the model RefSeq protein was modified relative to this genomic sequence to represent the inferred CDS: inserted 2 bases in 2 codons), yielding MIDTERAVGDAGPAEASSKSMELEKKKRSRVKQLMGDVKKQVEFWFGDVNLHKDRFLKKLIDESDDGYVDVSVLASFNRMKRLTIDTKLIARAVKNSSVVEVNFEGDKVRRQLPIGDMPSNVDSRTVYVELLPKDVSHGWVEKVFTKCGNVVYVSIPRYKTTGDPKGFGFVEFETEEQAQRATAMLNNPPEDAPRKPGMFPKCKKGKPLPQPADNPQSSEEEEKKKRKKKKKKXSATAQTSAEESKEQEMEAEPPEHKRKRSSTGDFKSEDPGTLKTPEKKRRRSQTAEGPESEIPSKMRKTSKCEAGEKEKDSTKTNPPTKSDTERGVEDGKENGDDSTVKAKXKRNKKHKEKLKIEEEVIPLRVLSKKEWLVLKDEYLTLQKKSMKSLKKCINQIQHQAPKKVVEKKDDPKEEHVEKSEKESEKVNNQGPQYASGVILKITDSKPLPARKVIKDALSKVSPVAYIDTLDGDSEGHIRFHTPEGAKAVSDVRAELQTEHSWALETLSGDHEQRYWQKILVDRQVKLNRPREKKRGTEKLISKAEKIILARAKEATKHIRFQED
- the LOC117463743 gene encoding stabilizer of axonemal microtubules 2-like isoform X2 — translated: MHLQNGKPPATSVRKRLGERAHKRLSMSTEYQEKFPPPRCHTAMVTSAPQKAPYHTLKGTIPDKGSLIVSVTHKYTHHPPEAPQQSLPPKVQRRCNSAPQNPARSIANQVAAMFYTSVYKDDFQAWKVIKRQPFKLTDSLKVNLGLVAPICTSKQSPFQKVHVGANCKTVPKELEPQPIESITSYRSDYVAHPVQPRKRRERPVQQNKDLLQYAAVPLYREVFDAAHKSFENGSPETQFQGQGKAKESIPSAEVNRFISTTHVDFPTHKCQRTKPILPKEQRERTNEPLESTTTMREAYKAWDTPRCRSELARPKKATFSLITHQPIESYNTNQKPFSLNPKVSDTGGCKSTEKPPRSAQDGGSPSLYHTSPDTKESRTYQKSFGDKAVNWFDGGICEEHTYSYTVSTKS
- the LOC117463743 gene encoding stabilizer of axonemal microtubules 2-like isoform X1, producing the protein MHLQNGKPPATSVRKRLGERAHKRLSMSTEYQEKFPPPRCHTAMVTSAPQKAPYHTLKGTIPDKGSLIRVSVTHKYTHHPPEAPQQSLPPKVQRRCNSAPQNPARSIANQVAAMFYTSVYKDDFQAWKVIKRQPFKLTDSLKVNLGLVAPICTSKQSPFQKVHVGANCKTVPKELEPQPIESITSYRSDYVAHPVQPRKRRERPVQQNKDLLQYAAVPLYREVFDAAHKSFENGSPETQFQGQGKAKESIPSAEVNRFISTTHVDFPTHKCQRTKPILPKEQRERTNEPLESTTTMREAYKAWDTPRCRSELARPKKATFSLITHQPIESYNTNQKPFSLNPKVSDTGGCKSTEKPPRSAQDGGSPSLYHTSPDTKESRTYQKSFGDKAVNWFDGGICEEHTYSYTVSTKS